One Dysidea avara chromosome 7, odDysAvar1.4, whole genome shotgun sequence genomic region harbors:
- the LOC136260598 gene encoding inositol 1,4,5-trisphosphate-gated calcium channel ITPR1-like yields MALPGKTPNPSLLYGDVVFLHCKSGGYVFSELSSTTRASILVFPVASKDENDPNFPNLKMAAFKILAANQVKAQERFTTLRSTLQGMEEQNLDIEEREALIAAEKNAEVEMHNNDAEQERLRGTLVLYGQTIQLLHLFSGKYVAAKPVETSKTENTNVQVELSRENTEHSFLKILPRYKVKSIGHEVHLHDQVSFEIIKTKGQYLHTSAITYGHIGISLYGHCHEVNVASVPSGYTLKPHYRTILDDEKENYVKAGSVVRLFHREAECYVVAEGSFANKNVMTESVHLRKRKSEHGKLRPPSTSAITYWQIEKDNEPLNGQAVLWEEHCRLRHLPTRLYLAIVKDKDGCFQVTLKERDRSGKSDLDTVFRLTPLIQEDAEIKLESYARINHPLTNQWLSAMNVPFTRQSVDPDATGFGAVQWDTATLKQIVVTKEMNYDDAFTIEEVDHELIEKFNTVAEVIPVIKAYVTELEKDSQRPVSYEEACVVIEALDVIAKFVDSAHVDVIGHQKLLRNLMIIEMMVKILEIYKPNNVSCSTQQMVVKKCYKLLEVYLKGKSGKNEFYVARFIPLFREHIGLDLNVENMLIELLRDNQKIIMEHNMNDVQYIIGLLLRTQEPCFMDFLGVLCVCNDRPITKHQDYIIENLVCNHGKNFFYLTKIESKLSLQSDGEEVIYFCKPDGLTGKNWKPITPPNSRVDSANQHATAIQERQFLVAQLDLFAKLCKGNNKRAIEIIDTKLNYMSFNEALTGAKDTNLDSTLRLKYLELIIVLYVDNNEKNRPVLENLSLSFNYQKVRANPYEEAIKNPHTALTGAVNVHFPALKEWILNHIYSQQNVVGGKAKINNNIFTAHVLRLLHLLIKYGYYANLNDVNRLVPLLLSLLNGASDKPFSNATAEESKEFQQCDRFENTEENEPIFELKIMTLKILNLLFNFRFYLRLQHYIFDYKLLKDEAKSVPPIDQLLQLSNDAFNQNPYGIQDTENSYPLPSNMLAQLKNNPETFSVYKHQELMDLALRRLETIFSFSSYVSETLLPEILLDLANYKSDEILTESLHLLNRYYSSEETLFQKAIQTQLLSNPKSEEVLSELSDELLPNLRCLLNKDVGSEGCEELIKILQRLTSLCYIQNSPHENHSQNQKILYNSGVYTDTLNLVLGEEYQSKRTEITEHSNEHKILSTCLHFLKALARNHKVIQEQLFDCMDDLLELDCATPEVAELLIEVFTGGKEICLRISEKQIDKIFKLIVKSEHSGRPELLEMLQAVVKAEDIGLPLKRNQTLVIKYFNLSRDKFCDEFLGRSPEKEQMRGKLLQAEDSDYNLCVLLRVISLLATCCEGKNLFIESLCQNVISIDEIMKILNDYKLECYHKQPFVSFLLWVYINTGKDLTLTGSKQLSHSKEMWKYLEHVNIMLNGVVQVIMDLPRSEVVPLILSNNPHICRRVKSLTGHKNAKTSQYNVPFVTNQDGELNSNVLIYVLEGIVPLIKGYYTKLFDSDQHTRVVYEIQMSASIASVLLKLADVMTTNNFLTSQEQWRMLSGAIITVISHDCYTEEMIAVDIEIKARFNRCIDSYQSVAVSDTMKQYLEQYEQELTLNEDFNNFVRNFQLAYWGPNKAQHQINSNYDAEYCENVEDFEQKDIEWLPLGPKHQQHTACFVNRQHDETTVLPVTDRIIDYLLISSNTFGSLSESERLAQELNNIKYIQLLRTIVHNEIKHIDPKLREEGSNPQEFRTQSERVQAVQNQIQELGQGSTITRLMKLLLHPNNKISDEVLVLSTILVYSGNHKIQESFCSHFLETREESFFISLHKRLEHATASDNERRVLLEQFKFKHDEQDLLINTYTIYAVQYGFSRASQKSFAASRAKRLSSVEEDPLVGISPKETLIKNTEEFEMSEIRRGMRKSPISRHPWRKFVRTLDIQHLTVPEYKPGVRTALSEIKRQKDEERKQKDEEKGQQDEEKKKPAVHMHTQLESLQFRDTSYIEITLRFLGCLCDGQNRIMQNYFREQRDNIKTINLVSETCIFLQSFYVKVTKENIDLITEVLLTLIEMCVGNYANQVVIYNHQIIDIINRIIQTTVIRNCTLSKVLKLKAAAVDVLEMMLEETHPKSQDLAVSVHKTVDIEALHSTLAYFYYLRQDGTIKTLGLDDNAERAAFTTYHILVHMADFPNISLDQMKPEKPTDSKDVTKQKRYSEITEAWSFCEKQSKCIEVLYKDNEGQTTLAKVHFRVQDKLSGEIKEKVKVHVNRESPEDKIRDFTKWMDSVKREVKHLNYLRAHWYTHIFVRHIRWRNHAVFLWTLLMNVLLVIAWNTGSPERRSNGMEIAVPSVPQQEDNQWFFSYVLYIGGGIHLLMSLVMTISYFLINGSNFVMPRVFNQILNREITPSYSDQNFFGLKTMYYIVFVLCSAVSLYFYGYFYCICLFHIVVDNDILQRVLRSVTKNGSSLLWVAALGLIVIYVYAVGTFAFMPNDFDDNDGDVALFCGTLFECFVTVLDYGLLDTIGLTISLPANIKDATLRTIFYDLTFFIIVTTIGLNIVFGIIVDTFSELRDERYHIEQDKKGFCFICNIANFDFERRAKGFDHHVKKEHSMWNYIYYSLYLDKIDISDHTAIESYVYTQIKDGDTDYFPLFKARSLQEKEDDTLNELAELKRLMTIIVEHHQEEQRNAVIRKNREDHAEWKRRHLEQTDEVSVI; encoded by the exons ATGGCTCTACCAGGGAAGACGCCCAACCCATCGCTGCTGTATGGTGATGTTGTTTTCCTTCACTGTAAATCGGGAGGATACGTTTTCTCGGAGTTATCCAG TACCACTCGTGCGTCAATTCTGGTTTTTCCGGTGGCTTCGAAAGATGAGAATGATCCTAACTTTCCAAATCTTAAAA TGGCGGCATTCAAGATTCTGGCAGCTAACCAAGTTAAAGCTCAAGAGAGATTCACTACTTTACGCAGCACATTGCA GGGTATGGAGGAACAAAATCTTGATATAGAAGAAAGAGAAGCACTGATTGCTGCAGAA AAAAATGCAGAAGTTGAGATGCACAATAACGATGCTGAACAAGAACGATTACGTGGAACATTGGTGTTGTATGGCCAGACCATACAG CTGCTACACTTATTCAGTGGAAAGTATGTGGCTGCAAAACCTGTTGAAACATCTAAGACTGAAAATACTAATGTCCAG GTTGAACTATCTAGAGAAAACACTGAACATAGTTTTCTCAAAATACTCCCGCGCTACAAAGTTAAATCTATTGGACACGAG GTCCATTTACATGATCAAGTGTCTTTTGAAATTATCAAGACAAAAGGCCAATACTTGCACACTAGTGCAATCACATATGGACATATTGGCATCTCACTTTATGGACATTG TCATGAAGTCAATGTAGCTAGTGTACCATCTGGGTATACATTGAAACCTCATTACCGAACAATTCTGGATGATGAAAAAGAGAATTATGTTAAA GCTGGCAGTGTAGTGAGATTGTTTCATCGTGAGGCTGAGTGTTATGTGGTAGCTGAAGGATCATTTGCAAATAAGAACGTGATGACTGAGAGTG TACACTTGCGAAAGAGAAAATCAGAACATGGAAAACTCAGACCACCATCCACTTCAGCTATCACTTACTGGCAGATCGAAAAAGATAATGAACCACTAAATG gTCAAGCTGTTTTATGGGAAGAGCATTGCAGATTGAGGCACCTTCCAACAAGATTATACCTTGCAATTGTTAAGGACAAAGATGGTTGCTTTCag GTTACTTTGAAGGAGCGAGATCGTTCAGGCAAATCAGATCTGGATACAGTGTTCAGACTGACACCGCTTATTCAG GAAGATGCTGAAATAAAATTAGAATCATATGCAAGAATAAATCATCCACTCACTAATCAGTGGCTAAGTGCAATGAATG tcCCATTCACTCGTCAGTCTGTTGATCCTGATGCAACTGGATTTGGTGCAGTGCAGTGGGACACTGCTACACTGAAACAAATTGTAGTAACTAAAGAAATGAACTATGATGATGCATTTACTATTGAAGAG GTTGACCACGAGCTAATTGAGAAGttcaatacagtagctgaagtGATTCCTGTTATTAAGGCATATGTTACAGAG TTAGAAAAAGATTCACAAAGACCTGTTTCATATGAGGAAGCATGTGTAGTGATAGAG GCTCTTGATGTGATTGCAAAATTTGTTGACTCAGCTCATGTTGATGTAATTGGTCATCAGAAACTGTTGAGAAATTTAATGATCATAGAgatgatggtaaaaattttggaAATCTACAAGCCTAATAATGTCAGCTGCAG TACACAGCAAATGGTTGTGAAGAAATGTTATAAACTGCTAGAGGTTTACTTAAAGGGAAAGAGTGG GAAAAATGAATTTTACGTCGCCAGATTTATCCCATTGTTCAGGGAACATATTGGCCTTGATCTCAATGTAGAGAATATGTTGATTGAATTATTGAGAGATAATCA AAAGATTATTATGGAACATAACATGAATGATGTTCAGTATATTATTGGTCTGTTGCTACGCACTCAG GAACCTTGTTTTATGGACTTTCTCGGTGTTCTATGTGTTTGTAATGACCGTCCCATCACAAAGCACCAAG ACTATATAATTGAGAACTTAGTATGCAATCATGGAAag AATTTTTTCTATTTGACTAAAATTGAGAGTAAATTGTCACTTCAAAGTGATGGTGAAGAGGTAATATACTTCTGCAAACCTGATGGCTTAACAGGAAAGAATTGGAAACCCATTACACCACCAAACAGTAGAGTTGATTCTGCCAATCAGCATGCAACTGCAATCCAGGAAAGGCAGTTTCTTGTGGCACAacttgatttgtttgcaaaactGTGCAAA GGAAACAACAAAAGAGCAATCGAGATTATTGATACG AAGCTGAATTACATGTCATTCAATGAAGCACTAACTGGTGCTAAAGACACTAATCTCGACAGCACCTTAAGGCTCAAATATTTGGAACTGATAATAG TTTTGTATGTGGATAATAATGAGAAAAACAGACCTGTGCTAGAGAACCTCTCACTGTCATTT AACTATCAAAAAGTTAGAGCAAATCCATATGAAGAAGCAATCAAAAATCCACATACAGCATTGACGGGTGCAGTAAATGTTCATTTCCCTGCACTGAAAGAATGGATTCTCAATCATATTTATAGCCAGCAG AATGTTGTTGGTGGAAAGGCTAAGATTAATAACAACATTTTCACTGCACAT GTGTTGAGATTGTTGCATTTACTGATCAAGTATGGCTACTATGCTAATCTGAATGATGTTAATAGACTAGTGCCTCTGTTGCTCTCCCTATTAAATGGTGCCAGTGATAAACCATTTAGTAATGCAACTGCTGAAGAAAGCAAAGAATTCCAACAG TGTGATCGTTTTGAAAACACTGAAGAAAACGAACCAATATTTGAACTGAAAATCATgacattaaaaattttaaatttgttgTTTAATTTTAGATTCTATTTGCGACTGCAG CACTACATTTTTGATTATAAACTGTTAAAGGATGAAGCTAAATCAGTGCCTCCAATTGATCAACTGTTGCAGCTATCTAATGATGCATTCAACCAAAACCCATATGGGATTCAG GATACTGAGAACAGTTACCCTTTACCTTCTAATATGCTTgcacaactgaaaaacaatccTGAAACATTTTCTGTTTACAAACATCAAGA ATTAATGGATTTGGCTCTTAGAAGGCTAGAGACAATCTTTTCATTTAGCAGCTATGTTTCTGAGACTTTGCTTCCAGAAATTTTGCTG GATTTAGCTAATTATAAAAGCGATGAAATCCTTACTGAGTCACTACACCTGTTGAACAGGTATTACTCTTCTGAGGAAACTTTGTTTCAAAAAGCAATCCAAACTCAG TTGCTGAGTAATCCTAAATCTGAGGAAGTTTTGAGTGAGCTTTCTGATGAACTACTGCCCAACCTCCGTTGCCTGCTCAATAAAGATGTTGGCAGTGAAGGGTGTGAGGAGCTAATTAAAATTTTACAAAGATTAACTTC TTTGTGCTATATACAGAATTCCCCACATGAGAATCACTCTCAGAATCAAAAAATACTGTATAATTCAG GAGTGTACACAGATACTTTAAATCTTGTGTTAGGAGAGGAATATCAAAGCAAGAGAACTGAAATCACCGAACATAGTAATGAGCACAAGATACTATCAACATGTTTACATTTTTTAAAAGCATTAGCAAG AAATCACAAAGTTATACAAGAACAACTTTTTGATTGCATGGATGACCTGTTGGAATTAGACTGTGCAACACCAGAAGTGGCTGAGTTGCTAATTGAG GTGTTTACTGGAGGTAAAGAGATCTGCTTGAGAATTAGTGAAAAACAAAtagataaaatatttaaattaaTTGTAAAGAGTGAGCATAGTGGTCGTCCAGAGTTGCTAGAAATGCTTCAAGCTGTAGTAAAG GCAGAAGACATTGGTCTTCCCTTGAAACGCAATCAAACACTTGtcataaaatattttaatttgaGTAGAGACAAATTTTGTGATGAATTTCTTGGAAGGAGTCCAGAGAAGGAACAGATGAG AGGAAAACTTCTCCAAGCAGAAGATTCTGATTATAATCTGTGTGTGCTTTTAAGAGTGATCAGCTTGCTTGCTACTTGCTGTGAAGGAAAGAATCTTTTCATTGAATCACTTTGTCAAAATGTTATATCAATTGATGAAATAATGAAG ATTTTGAATGATTATAAACTGGAATGTTATCATAAGCAACCATTTGTGTCCTTTCTATTGTGGGTTTATATCAACACTGGAAAAGATCTCACTTTGACTGGAAGCAAGCAACTTTCTCATAGCAA AGAAATGTGGAAGTATTTAGAACATGTTAACATAATGCTGAATGGAGTTGTACAAGTGATAATGGATTTACCAAGATCTGAAGTGGTACCCCTAATCCTGAGTAATAATCCTCACATCTGCAGAAGAGTAAAGAGTCTAACAGGACACAAGAATGCAAAGACTTCCCAGTACAATGTACCATTTGTCACAAATCAAGATGGTGAACTAAACTCAAATGTTCTCATATATGTCTTGGAAGGAATAGTGCCATTGATAAAG GGTTATTACACCAAACTCTTTGATTCTGATCAACATACGCGTGTGGTTTATGAGATCCAAATGTCAGCCAGTATAGCCAGTGTATTATTG AAATTGGCTGATGTTATGACAACTAACAATTTCCTTACCTCACAAGAGCAGTGGAGGATGCTATCCGGTGCCATTATTACAGTGATATCTCATGACTGTTATACTGAAGAAATGATTGCCGTAGATATTGAA ATCAAGGCCAGATTTAATCGATGCATTGATAGCTATCAAAGTGTTGCAGTGAGTGACACTATGAAG CAATACTTAGAACAGTATGAACAAGAACTAACACTAAATGAGGACTTCAACAATTTTGTACGCAATTTTCAGTTAGCTTATTGGGGTCCTAATAAAGCTCAGCACCAAATCAATTCAAATTATGATGCTG AGTATTGTGAGAATGTAGAGGATTTTGAGCAAAAAGACATTGAATGGCTACCTTTGGGACCAAAACACCAACAACATACTGCTTGCTTTGTCAA CCGTCAGCATGATGAGACTACTGTTCTTCCAGTCACAGACAGGATCATAGATTATTTACT AATATCATCCAATACTTTTGGGAGCTTGAGTGAAAGTGAACGGCTTGCTCAGGAATTGAATAACATCAAGTACATACAACTACTGAGAACTATTGTTCATAATGAAATTAAACATATTGACCCTAAGCTAAGGGAGGAAGGAAGTAACCCTCAAGAATTTAGAAC acaATCTGAACGTGTTCAAGCAGTGCAAAACCAAATACAAGAACTTGGACAGGGATCCACAATAACTAGA CTGATGAAACTACTTTTGCACCCCAATAATAAAATTTCTGATGAAGTTTTGGTACTATCAACCATCCTTGTCTATAGTGGCAATCACAAGATTCAG GAAAGTTTTTGCTCTCACTTTCTGGAAACTAGAGAAGAAAGCTTCTTTATCAGTTTGCACAAGCGCTTGGAACATGCAACAGCTAGTGACAATGAAAGGAGAGTGCTACTTGAACAATTTAAATTTAAGCACGATGAACAGGATCTACTT ATAAACACGTATACAATATATGCTGTACAATATGGATTTAGTAGAGCTTCTCAG AAATCGTTTGCAGCTTCTAGGGCTAAGAGGTTGAGTTCTGTGGAGGAAGATCCACTTGTTGGAATATCTCCAAAGGAAACACTTATTAAAAAT ACTGAGGAATTTGAAATGAGCGAAATTAGACGAGGAATGAGAAAGTCACCAATTTCACGACACCCATGGAGAAAATTTGTAAGAACATTGGATATTCAGCACCTAACTGTTCCAGAG TACAAGCCTGGTGTTAGAACTGCATTATCTGAAATAAAGCGCcaaaaagatgaagaaagaaagcaaaaagatgaagaaaaaggACAACAGGATGAAGAGAAAAAA AAACCAGCTGTGCACATGCACACTCAACTTGAAAGTCTGCAGTTTAGAGACACTTCCTATATTGAAATAACTTTACGTTTCCTTGGCTGTTTGTGTGATGGTCAAAACAGAATCATGCAGAACTACTTTCGAGAGCAGCGTGACAACATCAAGACAATTAACCTTGTATCTGAAACCTGCATTTTTCTGCAATCATTTTATGTGAAAGTGACTAAAGAGAATATTGACTTGATTACTGAAGTATTGTTAACACTTATTGAGATGTGTGTG GGGAACTATGCCAACCAAGTTGTAATATATAATCATCAAATAATTGACATCATAAATCGCATTATTCAGACCACAGTGATCCGCAATTGCACACTATCCAAG GTACTAAAACTAAAGGCTGCAGCCGTTGATGTTTTAGAAATGATGTTAGAAGAAACCCATCCAAAGTCACAAGACCTGGCAGTCAGTGTTCATAAGACAGTTGATATAGAGGCTCTTCACAGCACTCTGGCTTATTTTTATTACCTTAGACAGGATGGGACAATA AAAACATTAGGACTTGATGACAATGCTGAGAGAGCTGCTTTCACAACATATCATATATTAGTTCATATGGCAGATTTTCCTAATATTTCTTTGGATCAAATGA AACCTGAAAAACCCACTGATTCAAAAGATGTGACTAAACAGAAACGTTATTCAGAGATTACAGAAGCTTGGTCATTTTGCGAAAAGCAGTCCAAGTGTATCGAGGTACTATACAAGGATAATGAAGGCCAAACAACACTGGCAAAAGTACATTTCAGAGTTCAA GATAAACTGTCTGGTGAGATCAAGGAAAAGGTGAAAGTTCATGTAAACCGTGAATCTCCTGAAGACAAAATTAGAGATTTTACTAAATGGATGGATTCAGTTAAAAGAGAAGTTAAACACTTA AACTACTTACGTGCTCATTGGTACACACACATCTTTGTGAGACATAT TCGTTGGCGCAATCATGCAGTCTTTCTGTGGACTCTACTGATGAATGTTTTACTGGTGATAGCGTGGAACACTGGATCTCCCGAAAG GAGATCAAATGGTATGGAGATTGCTGTACCATCTGTGCCTCAGCAAGAAGACAATCAGTGGTTCTTTTCTTATGTACTTTACATTGGTGGAGGCATTCATCTACTGATGAGTCTTGTGATGACCATTTCATATTTTCTCATCAATGGATCCAACTTTGTCATGCCAAGGGTTTTTAATCAAAT CCTTAACCGTGAAATTACTCCATCTTATTCTGATCAAAATTTCTTTGGGCTGAAGACAATGTATTACATC GTATTTGTATTGTGTTCAGCAGTGTCACTGTATTTCTATGGCTATTTTTACTGCATTTGTTTGTTCCACATTGTGGTTGACAATGACATCTTACAACGTGTGCTGAGGTCTGTCACCAAGAATG GCAGCTCACTGCTGTGGGTAGCTGCACTTGGTTTGATAGTGATCTATGTTTATGCTGTGGGTACATTTGCTTTCATGCCTAATGACTTCGATGACAATGATGGAGATGTGGCTCTCTTCTGTGGCACTCTCTTTGAATGCTTTGTCACTGTGCTAGACTATGGCTTACTGGATACTATAGGATTG ACTATATCGTTGCCAGCAAATATAAAGGATGCCACTCTCAGAACAATTTTCTATGACCTCACCTTCTTCATCATTGTGACCACCATTGGtctgaatattgtgtttggtatTATTGTGGATACATTCTCTGAACTGAGGGATGAAAGG TACCACATTGAGCAAGACAAAAAAGGGTTTTGTTTTATATGCAACATTGCCAACTTTGATTTTGAAAGGAGAGCTAAG GGATTTGATCACCATGTAAAGAAAGAACACAGCATGTGGAACTACATCTACTATTCTCTATACTTGGACAAGATTGACATCAGTGACCACACTGCAATTGAAAGTTATGTGTACACCCAG ATAAAAGACGGTGACACAGACTACTTTCCATTATTTAAAGCACGCAGTTTACAGGAAAAGGAAGACGACACTTTAAATGAGCTTGCCGAACTTAAAAGATTAATGACAATCATAGTAGAACATCATCAAGAAGAG CAAAGAAATGCAGTGATTCGTAAGAACAGGGAAGATCATGCTGAATGGAAAAGAAGGCACTTGGAACAAACTGATGAGGTGTCTGTTATTTGA